From the Halobacterium zhouii genome, the window GACGGACTTCCGGAGCGCGCCGGACCCCAGCACCTTGCCGGGGACGACGACGGTCTCGTCCTCGTTTGCATACCGCTCGATGCGACTCAGGTTTACCTCGGCGTGCGTGCGGCGCGGCTTCTCCAGTCGCCCCGCGACGTCGTGCCAGAGGTCCGCGCCCGAATCGCGGGCGGTGGACTTCAGTTCAGCGATGAGACTGCTGAGTCTCGGACTTGTCTTACTCATACTCGTACTCCTGAATTCGGCGAGAAGTGTAGTGCAGGGAGCAGGATTTGAACCTGCGAACCCCTACGGGACAGCGCCCTGAACGCTGCGCCTTTGGCCTGACTTGGCTATCCCTGCACGCCGTCGCCGGCACTACACTCCTCAGTTGCTCCCGACCCTTTTTACCGATTTCGATTGGTGGACCCGCGGCTCCCGGGGCAGGAGCGGTCGTCCGTGCGGTGGTAAGGGTCGGGTGTGTCATTGATTACAGTTGAACTGCCTGTTCGAGTTCGTCCGCGCGGTCGGCCAGAGAGTCGACCGCACGGAGCACCAGTTCGGTCACGGGCATCGAGCCGTCGGACTCGACGTGGAAGACGAACGCGCCGGAGACGTCCTCGACGCTGACCTCCTTCTCGGGGTACCGCTCGGAGAGGTCGTTGTCGAACTCCTCGGTCGGCACGAGTTCGTCGTCCTCCTCGATGACGCCCCGAAGAATCTGGGGTTCGTCGTCCTCGTACTCCGCCGCGTCACCCTCCACGGTCACCTGCTGGAGGTGTCGATAACCGACGGCCACGCCGCCCTGATGTTTGGCGTGGTCACGGCCCACTCCGAGGACGGCGTCGGCCTCGAGCTCGAGGCGTTGGTCGTCCTTCAGGTGGATGATTGGGACGTTCTGCTCGGCGGGTTCGACGTCCGGATCGGAACTCACGAGGTCGCCGGAGTACGCCGTGCCCGGGCCCTCGACGTCGAGTGCGAGCGTCGCTGTGTCGTCCTCTGTGAAGTCCTCGGGCGTGGTCAGCGGCACCAGGCCGAGGCGCAACGCGATCTGTTCGTCGAACATCACACTGGAGTTCTCGACGAAGCGGACGCTGTCGATGGACAGCGTCGGCACGTCGGCGAGGATCGCTCGCCGGATGCCGTTCGCGAACGCCGGCGTGATGTTGCGGACGACGAACCGGGCTTCCCGGTCGTCTTGGTCGATGAATTCGACGTCGAAGTCCGTGCTCATGTGTTAGTACCCGCTGTTCTTCGGCGGCCGAGTGCCGTCGTGGGGGATCGGGGTGACGTCCTCGATGCGGCCGATCTCGAGGCCCGCGCGAGCGAGCGCTCGGATCGCAGCCTGTGCGCCCGGACCCGGACTCCGCTGGAGATTGCCGCCGGGACCGCGAATGCGGACGTGCACCTTCTCGATACCCTGTTCGAGGACGTCCTCCGCGAGCTGTTCTGCCATCTGCATCGCAGCGTACGGGGACGCCTCGTCACGGTTCTGCTTTACGACGGAGCCGCCACTGGACTTGGCCAGCGTCTCGGCGCCCGTCTGGTCCGTCACCGTCATCACGGTGTTGTTGAACGAGGCGTGGATGTGCGCGACGCCCCAGGTTGTATCGTCAGCCATGTTATGTCTCCTGCTCACCCGCTCGCGCCGGGTGTAGTTCGTCTGCGAGCTCGCTCGTCTCGTCGATAGCGACGTCGTCCTCCTCCGCGACCTCGACAGTGTACGACGGCTCGGTGACGCGGCGGCCGTCGATGGTGACGTGGCCGTGGGCGACGAACTGGCGGGCCTGCCCCACCGTGTTCGCCAGCCCCTTGCGGTAGACGACTGTCTGGAGACGGCGCTCGAGGACGTCAGTCACGTCGAGTGACAGGACGTCGTCGAGGCTCTCCTCCTCGGAGAGCACGCCGTAGCGCTTGAGTCGAGCGAGGAAGTCTTCGCCGGTGGCGGTCTCCGTCTGCCCGAGCAGACGTCGCGCCTCGCGGCGGTACGAACGCAGTTCGGACTGCGCTCGCCAGAACTCCTCTTTGTTCTTCAGGCCGTAGCGGGAGAGGAAGTCGGACTCCTCGGCGATCCGCTCGCCCTGGTAGGGGTGGTTCGGCGTCTCGTAGAACTTCGTGTTCTCACCGGGTACTGCCATTATTCCTCACCTCCCTCGGCTGCTTCTTCTTCTGCCTGTTGTTCCTTGATCGCTTCCACGTTCACGCCGATGGTGCCTTCCGTGCGGCCGGTGGACTTCGTGCGCTGACCGCGGACCTTCTGTCCGCGCTCGTGTCGGATGCCCTTGTAGGAGCGGATCATCCGCATGCGGTTGATGTCCTGGTCGCGCGTCAGGCCGACGTCGTTGCCCGTGATGTGGTGCGTCTCGCCGGTGTAGAAGTCGTTCCGGCGGTTCGCGAGCCAATCGGGTGCGTGCTCCGCGAAGCCGTCGACTGCCTCCTTGACGCTCTCGATGGCGTCGTCGTCGAGGCGGCCGAAGGTCGCGGTGCGGTCGACACCCGAGTCGTCCGCGATGACTCGCGCCACACGGCGGCCAACGCCGTCTAACTCGGCGAGGGCTCGCTCGACGGTCTTCGTGCCGTCGAGGTCCGTCTGACCGATACGGACGAAGTACTGAACGTCCTCGTCCGCGTCCTCTTGTTCTTCCGTGCTCATGTTTTGGTCTCTCGTGTGAAAGGCGTCGTGGCGGGGATTTGAACCCCGGAGGCTTACGCCACAGAGTTAGCAACCCTGCGCCTTGACCAGGCTAGGCTACCACGACAGAGCTTTCTCGTATCTTCGCCCTTGCGGACTCGGGGCCTACGCCCCTACAGTGACTACGTGTGAGAGGAATCGCGGCCCGTACTTAAACATCACGAAAGGCCGGGGAGGGAGCCATGGGTGAGAATCTGGACGAACGCCCCCGGAACACTGCGCCGCAGGCAGAACTACACCTCGACGTAATCGTCGTTCACCTCCCAGCCACCCTCGCCGTCCCGCACCATGTACTCGCCGTAGTACGGCACGCGGTCCTCGACCGTCTCCCGGAACGCCTCCCGAATCTCGGCTTTCGTCATCTCGCCCATCGAGCGCAGGTCGTCGTTCCGATTCAGACACCCCTTCAGGTAGCCCTCGTGGGTGACGCGCACGCGGTGGCAGTTCGCGCAGAACTCCTCGTTCCCCACGGGATCGACGATCTCGACCATCCCGCCGCCACTTCCGTCCGACTCGCCACCGTCTCCGCCGACCCAGTAGCGCTTCCGGTCGTGCATCTCCCGCGTCTCGACGCGGTCCGCGCGCTCCGCCAACCAGTCGTGGACGTCCCCGATGTCCACCGCCCACTCCGGCTTCCCCACGAGCTCCGGCATGAACTCGATGAGTTGCAACTGGAGGGAGTCCTGTTCCGCGACGTAGTCCACCATCTCGGGCACGTATCCCGCCGTCTTCCGGAACACGACCATGTTCAGCTTCACGGGGTCGAGGCCGGCGTCGACCGCCGCGCGAACGCCCTCTATCACGCGGTCGTACGCCCCGCTCTGGGTCAACTCCCGGAACGCATCCGCGTCCAGTGCGTCCTGAGAGACGTTCACTCGCTCCAGTCCTGCGTCCACCAGGCCCTCCGCGCGCCCCGGCAGGAACGTCCCGTTCGTCGTCATCGACACCTCCATCGAGTCCGGCGCGCGCTCGATGATCTCCTCCAGGTCGTCGCGGAGCATCGGTTCGCCGCCCGTGAGTTTCACGCTGTCCACGTCAAACTCCGCGGCGACCTCCAGAAACCGGACCACGTCGTCCGCGCTCATCTCGTGGCCGCGAGGGTCCATCGGCCCGCGCGTGTCCCCCAACCCCTCGTTGTGGCAGTAGACGCAATCGAAGTTACACCGGTCGGTGAGCGACACCCGAACGCCGGT encodes:
- a CDS encoding 50S ribosomal protein L18e; the encoded protein is MSKTSPRLSSLIAELKSTARDSGADLWHDVAGRLEKPRRTHAEVNLSRIERYANEDETVVVPGKVLGSGALRKSVTIAAVDFSGSAKTKIEHADGDAVHLEQAVEQNPEGSDVRVIR
- a CDS encoding DNA-directed RNA polymerase subunit D, producing the protein MSTDFDVEFIDQDDREARFVVRNITPAFANGIRRAILADVPTLSIDSVRFVENSSVMFDEQIALRLGLVPLTTPEDFTEDDTATLALDVEGPGTAYSGDLVSSDPDVEPAEQNVPIIHLKDDQRLELEADAVLGVGRDHAKHQGGVAVGYRHLQQVTVEGDAAEYEDDEPQILRGVIEEDDELVPTEEFDNDLSERYPEKEVSVEDVSGAFVFHVESDGSMPVTELVLRAVDSLADRADELEQAVQL
- a CDS encoding 30S ribosomal protein S11, producing the protein MADDTTWGVAHIHASFNNTVMTVTDQTGAETLAKSSGGSVVKQNRDEASPYAAMQMAEQLAEDVLEQGIEKVHVRIRGPGGNLQRSPGPGAQAAIRALARAGLEIGRIEDVTPIPHDGTRPPKNSGY
- a CDS encoding 30S ribosomal protein S4, which produces MAVPGENTKFYETPNHPYQGERIAEESDFLSRYGLKNKEEFWRAQSELRSYRREARRLLGQTETATGEDFLARLKRYGVLSEEESLDDVLSLDVTDVLERRLQTVVYRKGLANTVGQARQFVAHGHVTIDGRRVTEPSYTVEVAEEDDVAIDETSELADELHPARAGEQET
- a CDS encoding 30S ribosomal protein S13; amino-acid sequence: MSTEEQEDADEDVQYFVRIGQTDLDGTKTVERALAELDGVGRRVARVIADDSGVDRTATFGRLDDDAIESVKEAVDGFAEHAPDWLANRRNDFYTGETHHITGNDVGLTRDQDINRMRMIRSYKGIRHERGQKVRGQRTKSTGRTEGTIGVNVEAIKEQQAEEEAAEGGEE
- the moaA gene encoding GTP 3',8-cyclase MoaA, translating into MLADSFGREVTGVRVSLTDRCNFDCVYCHNEGLGDTRGPMDPRGHEMSADDVVRFLEVAAEFDVDSVKLTGGEPMLRDDLEEIIERAPDSMEVSMTTNGTFLPGRAEGLVDAGLERVNVSQDALDADAFRELTQSGAYDRVIEGVRAAVDAGLDPVKLNMVVFRKTAGYVPEMVDYVAEQDSLQLQLIEFMPELVGKPEWAVDIGDVHDWLAERADRVETREMHDRKRYWVGGDGGESDGSGGGMVEIVDPVGNEEFCANCHRVRVTHEGYLKGCLNRNDDLRSMGEMTKAEIREAFRETVEDRVPYYGEYMVRDGEGGWEVNDDYVEV